The stretch of DNA CGCGACGAGATCCTTCGTCGAGGATTCGGCCGACTTCAGAACGACGATTCGTTCCCCGCCAAACAGTGCCGGGCTGAGCGCATCGGCCATCGCGTTGGCCGCATCGGTCGAGGTCGCGTCGACGCGCTCCAGCGATAACGTAGCGTCCGGTCGAGCCGCCCGTTGTGTCGCGATCACCTTCGTAGATTCCTGTGAGCGAAGGAAGTCGTCCTCACCCACGACAAGAACGAGGCGCTCTGCGATCTGCGGCATCACACGATCCTGTCACAGCGCCCAGACAAGGGACTGCACCGACCGACCGGTCGCGCAGCACACTGATCGGGCCCTACGATGACGTGAATACCAACCGGCGGAGGTTTATCCATGTCGACGGCTACCGAGGTCGATCACGAGGTCATCATCATCGGCGCAGGCGTGTGCGGTATCTATCAGGCCTATAAGTTTCAACAGCTCGGCCTGAGCCCACTCGTGCTCGATAGCGCGGGCGAACTCGGCGGCACCTGGTTTTGGAACCGCTACCCCGGCGCCCGGTTTGATTCGGAGAGCTACACCTACGGTTTCTCATTCTCCGAGGAGGTCCTGCAGGAGTGGGACTGGAAGGAGCGGTTCTCCGGCCAGCCCGAGAACCTGAAGTACCTACAGTTCATCGCCGACAAGTTCGACCTTCGCCAATACATGCGGTTCGGTGTCACCGTGCAGCGTGCCGATTTCGACGATGACGAGACGCTCTGGCGGTTGTCCCTGGACGACGGCTCCGAGTTGACGTGCCGGTACCTGTGCCTAGCTGTTGGACTGCTCTCGGTGCCCACGCTGCCCAAGTACGACGGCGTCGAGGATTTCGGCGGGCGCTCGTTCCACACGTACGACTATCCCGATGACGTCGACCTGCGCGGCAAGCGTGTCGGGGTGATCGGGACCGGCGCGACGGCGATCCAACTCATTTCGGCGATTGCGCCCGAGGTTGCCGAGCTCAAGGTGTTCCAGCGTCGTCCCAACTGGAGTGCCCCGCTGAACAACTCGGAGATTTCGCCTGAGGAAATGGCCGAAATCAAGAGCCGGTACGCCGAGATCTTCGAGATCTGCTCACGCACGCCGGGTGGATTCGTCCATGAGCCCGATCGGCGCCCGTTTTACGACGTGCCGCGCGAAGAACGGGTCGCGTTATGGGAGCGCCTCTACCAGGAGCCGGGGTTCGGTATCTGGTTGGCAAACTTCCGTGACACGTTCATGGATGAGGAAGCCAACGCCGAGCTCAGCGCGTGGATCGCAGACCGCATCCGCGAGCGCGTGAACGATCCGGAGGTCGCCGAGAAGCTGATTCCGACCGATCACGGGTTCGGAATCCAGCGAGTGCCGATGGAGACCAATTATTTCGAGGTCTACAACCGCGACAATGTCGAGCTCGTCTCAGTCAAAGACACGCCGATCGAGCGAGTCACCGAACGCGGGATCCGCACCACGGAACGGGAGTACGAGCTCGATGTGATCATTTACGCGACCGGTTTCGACGCGATCACCGGCGCATACGAGGCCATCGATATTCATGGTGTCGGCGGCAGGACGTTGCGCGAGGCTTGGGCTGACGGCCCCATCACCAGTTACGGCCTCCAGGTCCCGGGATTCCCGAACATGATCATGCCGAACGGCCCGCAGAGCGCATCAGCGACGACGAACTTCCCTCGCGGGATCGAGATCGGCGTCGACTGGTGCACTGATCTGCTCACCTACGCGTGGGATCACGGCTACTCGAGGATCGAGGCCACAGAGGAATCGGCGCAGGCGTGGGCTGCCGAGGTCAAGCGGCTCTATCAAATGATGCTGATGCGTAAGGCGCAAGGCTGGTTCACCGGCTACAACTCGAATATTCCTGGACATGAGGCCGGAACGATCCGTTACCTGATCTACAACGGCGGTACGCCGAAGTTCCGCGCGACGATTGCCGAGGAAGCCGCGGCCGGCTACCCGGGCACTATCTTCGCGTGATCGCTGAGGCCGGGGCGGTTCACGCGCCGGGTAGCGCCTGTTGGCTAGCAGCCATCATCATCAACGCCGCCGATTCGCCCGGGGCGTGCTGCACGAGCACCTTCGCATAGTCCGCTTCGACGACGTCGGTCGCGATGACATCAAGCCGGTCAGCGAACTCCGGGCCGTCAAACGCGTCGGCCGCTGCCGAGGCAGCGTCCGCGCCTCCTGGCAGGCACACCACGGACTGGATCTCGGCGGCTTCCTCCCGCACGCCTATCCCAATGAGTCCGCCGTCGCGTTCAGCGATCATCGCTGCGAGAACATCGCCCAGGCACGCCGCTACCGGCGCGACCTCGGGGTCAGCGAACAGACTCCCGGCATCCACCCAGCCAACATCGGCGGCACCGCCGCCGAGCACGACGTCGTCCTCAAGGGGTTTGATCTGTTGGACCGCGAGAGTCACCGGGTTCGCTGAATCCGCCTCCTGCGTCAGCACGACGTCCCCTGTATAGCCGGCCTTCGTTGCCGCAACTGTAATCGCCTCGGGGTCCTGACCGCCAACCAGCAGGCTTACCCGGGTGGGCCCGTCCGAGACCTCCACGGCGTACGTCGCGCCGTCTGGGTCGACGCCGATCGCGCTAGCCGACGATTCGACGGGCAGCAGTCGGTTGCCGGTCGCAGCGATCTCCAGCCACCGCTCATCAGCGGCCCCCAGGGCCAACAACTGCGCGGTCTGACCGAACCGAATCAGTGTGCCTTCAGCCAACGCGTCGGGACTAATTCGGCTCATCGCTTGAGCAAACACGGTCTCGGCGGCGGGCGCCGGCGCTGTCTCGGTGCCGTCCAGCGTCGGCACTGCGTCTTCATCGCCACACGCTGTCGCCGCTGCCAGTGCCAGCACGGCCCCGAGAGCCGTCACAACCCGACGCATGATCTGAACTCCTATTTTGAGCGAGTATCTAGACAATCTAGCGTGTCTGGGTTATAGGACTGCGAGGGCTCCGTCTGCGGTCAGCACCACCACGATGGTTCCGTGCAGGTCGGTGCGTCGCACGAGCATCCCCAGGCTGCGCAGTTCCTCAACGGTACTGGGCGCTGGATGACCATAATCGTTGCCCTCACCTGCGGAGATAAGCGCTATCCGTGCCTGGGTGCGCATGAAGAACTCGTCATCGCGGTTCTTACTGCCGTGGTGCGGCACCTTGAGTACATCGACACTCAGGCATCCGCAGTCCACGAGCTTGGCCTCCGCTTCTTCCTGCAGATCGCCGGTGACCAGCATCGTGACGCCTCGGGTGCTGACCCGGATCACCAGGGAGTTGTTGTTCGGGTCGCTGCTGGTGCCGATCATGGGTTCGCTCGGCGCCACTACCTCAAGGTGAACGCTGCCGAGGGTCAGCCGCCACCCAGCGCCCACTTCTTGCACCCCAACGTCGTGAGCGCCCGCGAGTTCGCGAACGGTGGTTTCCGCATTGCCCCCGTCGAACGTGCCGAAGACGACCTTCTGCACCTCACGTCTGCCTAGGACTGCCGGAATCCCAGCGACGTGGTCCGCGTGAAAATGCGTCAGCAGGATCAACGGGACCTCCGAGACACCCATCTCGTCCAAGCACTCATCCAGCGCCGCCGGGTCGGCGCCCGCATCTAGCAGGACCGCGGAATCGTCGGCGACCCGCGCCAGTGTCGCATCGCCCTGCCCGACATCGCAGGATGCGAAGACCCAATCGGATCCGGGACCACTGTCGATCATGCAGCGCGCCGGGACCGACAGCACCAACACACCGACCAGGAAGGCGCCAAGCGCAACCCGCATCCGCGCTCGTCGGCGGGTCAACACCGCCGCACCAACCAACACGATCAGCGCCGCCGTGACGATCAGCGTGGCGGCGACGCCGGCCGGCAGGGGGAACTCGAACGGGTCGGCGTCGGCCGCGATCCTCGCTACGAGTGCGATCCAGCGGACGCAGTAGCCCGCAGCCCAACACAGCAGTTCGGCAATCGGCATCGCGAAACTCGCGCACAGGGCGGCGAGCACACCACAGATTGTGGCCACCGGGACCGCCGGCGCAGCGACGATGTTTGCGAGGATTGACGCGGTGTTCACCACCGGCAGCAGCAGTACGATCACCGGCAGGGTGGCGATCCCGGCCGCGGCCGCCACGGCGAATGCTGCCGCGACAAACCGCGGCATATGGTCTGCCAGGACCTCAGTCCAGTATCCGCCGAGTACGACGACTCCGGCCGTCGCGAGTACCGACAGAATGAAGCCGATCGACACCGCGAGTTCTGGCATGAGCAACAGGAGCACGATGACCGCGCTACACAGCGCGGGCACTGCCGCGCGCGGCCTACCGGCACCGAGCGCGATGAGCATGACCACTCCCATACCCGCTGCCCGGACGACGCTCGGCTCGGACCCTGTGATCAGCACGAAAGCGATCAGCGCCGCTGCGGCTGCGGCCACCTGTAGCGCGAACGGCGCCCGCAGCAACCGCGCTGCCCAGAGCGCCGCGCCGGTGACGATCGCGACGTTAGCGCCCGATACCGCCAACAGATGGGCCAGCCCGGACCGACGGAACTCCTGTGTGGTCATATCGCTGATACCACTGGTATCCCCATGCACCAACGCCACGAGCAAACCTGCGGAATCCGGATCATTCACCGCTGCCGCGTGCTGCAAGCCATCGCGCACGTGTTGGGCCAGGACGCTCCAGCGTGGTGCTTGTAGCGCCACAGTTGAGTTTCCGGAATCAAAGATCAACGCGACTTCGGAGGACGACCCATCCGGCGTGTGCGCGGTACCGCGGACCTTTACGGGCATTCCTGGCAACGCGGACTGCCACATCTGGGCCTCACCCATCACGGCGACGCTGAGGTCAGTATTCAAAGTTTCAGCACGATACGTCACCGCATGCACGTGGACGTCGACAACAGCCAACCGCTGATCGCCCACCAGGCGAGCCCTGGACTGAGCGGTGCCGTCAATCGTGACGAAGGCATCGGCGGCGGCCGCTGCAGCTAGCGGAGAGGATTCACGCTCGTCCACACGCTGGGCCGCCAGCCACGCGGCAACGGCGCCTGCGAGCGCACAGCATCCAAGGAGAATCGCCACGCCGCGCCGAAGTACTGCCCACTTCGCGGCGGGCGCGGCAAGCAGCGCCAGCGCTATTCCGGCGACAACGCAGGCGGTGAGAGCCCCGCTGGCGCCGAACTCTCCGAGGGCGGTGACCGTCCAGATGGTCGCCGCAGCGGGCGCGAGGCGAGCATCGTGGTCACGCCAGTGCCTCACACTGTGACCAGGTCAGACAACTTCGCCAGGGTCGCCGGTCCGATCCCCGATACGTTCGCCAGTTCGTCGACCGTCGCGAACGGCCCACTCTGGTCACGAAAATCAATGATGCTCTGGGCCAGCACCGGGCCGACTCCCGGTAGTTCGTCCAGTTGCGTTGCGTTGGCCGAGTTGATGTTGATCTTGGCATCACCGCCTCCGGGTCCTGCGTCAGCACTGGACGCATCGGCGGCGCCGGGAATACCAACCGCAATCTGCTCGCCGTCGCTGACTTTGCGGGCGATGTTGATCGTGCTCAGATCGGTGTCGGGCAGCGCTCCACCGGCAGCTTCGATCGCATCGCTGACTCGAGCGCCTTCCGGAAGTGTCACAAGCCCTGGTGATTCAACGTGGCCGACCACCGCGACGACGATGAGGGCATTGTCAGGTTTATCCGTATCGGTGGCCACAGCTGACGACGGTGCCGCATCGGAGGATTCATCGCGTTCGTCGACGCCAATCGCCTCGCTATCGGCGCCCGAACCGGCCGGCACGGCGGTCGGGGTGGGACGCAGCAACCAGGTCACCAGCATCGTGGCGGCCGCGGTAAGCACCGCGACCAGTAGGAACATGGCGATCGAACCTCGTTGACGCACCAGCCGTGATCGCCAAGCAGTCCGCGGAGGCTCGAAGCCATCGCCGAAACCCTCGAGAGCGACCGCGTCGATCTCGCCGTCCTCCGCGACGTCCACCGCGCGCGCCGGCGGTTCGGCATTGCTGCCGCGCAACAGCGCCCTGAGGTCGGCAACCTGCCGGTCCCGCTCGAGCTCATGCGTCCTGGTCATGCTCGCCACGCTACGAACGCGCAACGCCAGCACCCAGCGAGATTCCGCGACTGTGGAAACACTCCGAACGTGTGGATAACGCACTCGCTGCTGTCGCGGATCGCGCACATAGCGAGTAAGTTCGGCGCCAACGGTTGACGAGACGAAGCGGGTTCGCCATGACTGACATCGTCGAGGTAACACAGGGCTCGATTCGCGGGCACACGCGAGACGGATGCCGAGTATTCCTCGGCATTCCGTACGCGGCCGCGCCGGTCGGCGA from Cumulibacter soli encodes:
- a CDS encoding flavin-containing monooxygenase, with the translated sequence MSTATEVDHEVIIIGAGVCGIYQAYKFQQLGLSPLVLDSAGELGGTWFWNRYPGARFDSESYTYGFSFSEEVLQEWDWKERFSGQPENLKYLQFIADKFDLRQYMRFGVTVQRADFDDDETLWRLSLDDGSELTCRYLCLAVGLLSVPTLPKYDGVEDFGGRSFHTYDYPDDVDLRGKRVGVIGTGATAIQLISAIAPEVAELKVFQRRPNWSAPLNNSEISPEEMAEIKSRYAEIFEICSRTPGGFVHEPDRRPFYDVPREERVALWERLYQEPGFGIWLANFRDTFMDEEANAELSAWIADRIRERVNDPEVAEKLIPTDHGFGIQRVPMETNYFEVYNRDNVELVSVKDTPIERVTERGIRTTEREYELDVIIYATGFDAITGAYEAIDIHGVGGRTLREAWADGPITSYGLQVPGFPNMIMPNGPQSASATTNFPRGIEIGVDWCTDLLTYAWDHGYSRIEATEESAQAWAAEVKRLYQMMLMRKAQGWFTGYNSNIPGHEAGTIRYLIYNGGTPKFRATIAEEAAAGYPGTIFA
- a CDS encoding ComEC/Rec2 family competence protein, translating into MRHWRDHDARLAPAAATIWTVTALGEFGASGALTACVVAGIALALLAAPAAKWAVLRRGVAILLGCCALAGAVAAWLAAQRVDERESSPLAAAAAADAFVTIDGTAQSRARLVGDQRLAVVDVHVHAVTYRAETLNTDLSVAVMGEAQMWQSALPGMPVKVRGTAHTPDGSSSEVALIFDSGNSTVALQAPRWSVLAQHVRDGLQHAAAVNDPDSAGLLVALVHGDTSGISDMTTQEFRRSGLAHLLAVSGANVAIVTGAALWAARLLRAPFALQVAAAAAALIAFVLITGSEPSVVRAAGMGVVMLIALGAGRPRAAVPALCSAVIVLLLLMPELAVSIGFILSVLATAGVVVLGGYWTEVLADHMPRFVAAAFAVAAAAGIATLPVIVLLLPVVNTASILANIVAAPAVPVATICGVLAALCASFAMPIAELLCWAAGYCVRWIALVARIAADADPFEFPLPAGVAATLIVTAALIVLVGAAVLTRRRARMRVALGAFLVGVLVLSVPARCMIDSGPGSDWVFASCDVGQGDATLARVADDSAVLLDAGADPAALDECLDEMGVSEVPLILLTHFHADHVAGIPAVLGRREVQKVVFGTFDGGNAETTVRELAGAHDVGVQEVGAGWRLTLGSVHLEVVAPSEPMIGTSSDPNNNSLVIRVSTRGVTMLVTGDLQEEAEAKLVDCGCLSVDVLKVPHHGSKNRDDEFFMRTQARIALISAGEGNDYGHPAPSTVEELRSLGMLVRRTDLHGTIVVVLTADGALAVL
- a CDS encoding ComEA family DNA-binding protein; the encoded protein is MTRTHELERDRQVADLRALLRGSNAEPPARAVDVAEDGEIDAVALEGFGDGFEPPRTAWRSRLVRQRGSIAMFLLVAVLTAAATMLVTWLLRPTPTAVPAGSGADSEAIGVDERDESSDAAPSSAVATDTDKPDNALIVVAVVGHVESPGLVTLPEGARVSDAIEAAGGALPDTDLSTINIARKVSDGEQIAVGIPGAADASSADAGPGGGDAKININSANATQLDELPGVGPVLAQSIIDFRDQSGPFATVDELANVSGIGPATLAKLSDLVTV